The proteins below are encoded in one region of Paenibacillus sp. YYML68:
- a CDS encoding YveK family protein yields the protein MELDLRDYLKIIKKRIWLILVFVLLCTLTTGVVSYFFMTPVYEASTKLIVNKSNEQQGLQQVDINSVNLNIRLIETYKEVIKTPRIMDKVAKEYPQFNLTAEQLIKKVRVSSVNNTQVMTLIVQDNSYNKAADIVNAVSRVFQQEIPQIMKVDNVSLLNEAIYIDNPVPVKPNPKLNIAISFIVSLMIAIGLAFLFDYMDDSIKTEEDVKQYLNLPTVAMIAKIKEEDLANPKSSSSTSKQVGEPTHVTINQ from the coding sequence ATGGAGCTCGATTTGAGGGATTACTTGAAGATCATTAAGAAACGGATCTGGTTAATCCTCGTTTTTGTATTGCTGTGTACACTGACCACGGGAGTAGTCAGCTACTTCTTCATGACACCGGTATATGAAGCTTCAACGAAGCTCATTGTGAACAAATCGAATGAACAGCAAGGCCTGCAGCAGGTCGATATTAACTCGGTTAACCTGAATATTCGTCTCATTGAGACGTATAAGGAAGTTATTAAGACGCCGCGCATTATGGACAAGGTGGCCAAGGAGTATCCACAGTTCAACCTGACGGCGGAACAGCTGATTAAGAAAGTTCGAGTGAGCTCTGTGAACAACACGCAGGTGATGACATTAATCGTACAAGACAACTCTTACAATAAAGCGGCCGATATTGTGAACGCCGTATCCAGGGTGTTCCAGCAAGAAATTCCGCAAATCATGAAGGTCGACAACGTGTCGCTGCTGAATGAGGCCATCTACATCGACAATCCGGTGCCGGTCAAGCCTAACCCGAAGCTCAATATTGCGATCAGCTTCATCGTGTCGCTGATGATCGCGATCGGTCTTGCCTTCCTGTTCGATTACATGGACGATTCCATTAAGACCGAGGAAGACGTTAAGCAATATTTGAATTTGCCGACAGTAGCTATGATTGCGAAGATTAAGGAAGAAGATCTAGCGAATCCGAAGTCATCTTCCTCCACATCTAAACAGGTAGGTGAGCCGACTCATGTTACCATTAACCAATAA
- a CDS encoding S-layer homology domain-containing protein, whose translation MKNKVIASTVAASLALGSFAGLPLSTNGLLEKLGVSTAHAESSATVDSVAVRLQQYQAFLWEEERVQSIRDARAELKNVTDVELVRPLTEKIKGSKVSATSSARILKLFARLGLFFNTNSASAYEYLNDAEVRETLEALAKNADTSLSDPELTVQDAVDFAMKVQDEVLDELKSQSLLELASLANDKVKIKAFIKEAIADVLADDNAFSNVLKHQNTEDPINADDVAQVIVNLIDAVDPEREAVENIALSVLRYEANTSIKHGDSGKEEYSLSFNVLGIEVPAALMKWEFVPSSTTDKTITVDGTKDSKVTVKLSSVGEVSGTINGYIKLAAGMPLNDVLLVKKDSVSLKKEEEQTPPDGNPGNGNPDDGTTGSNTTPPPAEPIEELDKELDKVGQELATLPLSEQLAKLDGLVKQAAAALDKVATVDLKDKVTVTGDKAEVKVDAAALTGNMKKVAEEAKKVNDKLKELGAPIVKPELKLALGEVKAKEVKIPLPKDLFAGAADNGVELVRVEFNDVSIGMDPSEFGADTTVDVQTLDKNVVPEQKRSSLVSTLLDFTFTVGGQVKSTFETPIDLRLNIPTHPEPDYLSIFKVEVDNRLTNYGGKFSNGSVGSRLYTFSAYTVMENKVSFDDTSSVNAWAGRQIQSAAAKGIVEGRADKQFVPNDSVTRAEFAKMIVNAYGLNTPNAKETFDDVEATDWFAPYVAAAVKHGLVNGRSEGKFEPNGKITRAEMATIAARALSAVNGWPAVKDVDASLKKFTDNSSIDSTLKAGVALSTAHGIVIGEENEKFNPNGDSTRAQAAVVIYRLLNK comes from the coding sequence TTGAAAAATAAAGTTATTGCGTCTACAGTTGCAGCCAGCTTGGCACTTGGTTCGTTCGCGGGATTGCCGCTTAGCACGAATGGTCTGTTGGAGAAGCTGGGGGTTAGCACCGCACATGCAGAATCCTCAGCAACGGTTGATTCGGTAGCCGTGCGCTTGCAGCAGTATCAAGCGTTCCTGTGGGAAGAGGAGCGGGTACAATCGATCCGCGATGCCCGCGCAGAGCTGAAGAACGTAACGGATGTTGAGCTTGTGAGACCGTTGACCGAAAAGATTAAGGGAAGCAAGGTCTCTGCAACTAGCTCCGCTCGTATTCTGAAGCTGTTCGCTCGTCTTGGACTGTTCTTCAATACGAACAGCGCTTCGGCATACGAGTACTTGAACGATGCAGAGGTACGCGAGACGCTGGAAGCGCTGGCGAAGAACGCTGACACGAGCCTGTCTGATCCGGAGCTGACGGTACAGGATGCGGTCGACTTCGCGATGAAGGTGCAGGACGAGGTACTGGATGAGCTGAAGAGCCAGAGCTTGCTGGAGCTTGCCTCACTTGCGAATGACAAGGTGAAAATCAAGGCGTTCATCAAGGAAGCCATTGCGGATGTGCTTGCCGACGACAATGCATTCAGCAACGTGCTGAAGCATCAGAACACGGAGGATCCGATCAATGCGGACGATGTCGCACAAGTGATCGTGAACCTGATCGATGCGGTCGATCCAGAGCGTGAGGCGGTCGAGAACATTGCGCTGTCGGTACTTCGCTACGAGGCGAATACGTCGATTAAGCATGGTGATTCAGGCAAAGAGGAATACAGCTTATCGTTCAATGTGCTCGGTATCGAGGTTCCTGCTGCTCTGATGAAGTGGGAGTTCGTTCCTTCGTCCACTACCGATAAGACCATAACTGTAGACGGCACGAAGGATAGTAAAGTAACCGTTAAGCTCTCCAGTGTTGGCGAAGTTAGCGGAACGATTAACGGCTACATTAAGCTGGCCGCTGGCATGCCGCTGAATGACGTGCTGCTGGTGAAGAAGGATAGTGTGTCGTTGAAGAAGGAAGAGGAACAGACGCCGCCAGATGGCAACCCAGGGAATGGAAACCCAGATGATGGAACCACCGGTTCCAACACTACACCACCTCCAGCTGAGCCAATTGAGGAGCTAGACAAAGAATTGGACAAGGTCGGCCAGGAATTAGCCACTCTTCCTCTATCCGAGCAGCTCGCCAAGCTGGACGGCCTTGTGAAGCAAGCAGCCGCTGCGCTGGATAAGGTTGCGACCGTCGACCTGAAGGATAAAGTGACCGTCACTGGCGATAAGGCCGAGGTGAAGGTTGACGCGGCTGCGTTGACAGGCAATATGAAGAAGGTTGCCGAAGAAGCGAAGAAGGTGAACGACAAGCTGAAGGAGCTTGGCGCACCGATTGTGAAGCCTGAGCTGAAGCTTGCGCTTGGCGAAGTGAAGGCGAAGGAAGTTAAGATTCCGCTGCCTAAGGATTTATTTGCAGGTGCAGCTGACAATGGTGTTGAACTCGTGAGAGTTGAATTCAACGATGTGAGCATCGGAATGGACCCGAGCGAATTCGGTGCAGATACGACGGTCGATGTACAGACGTTGGATAAGAACGTCGTTCCTGAACAGAAACGTTCTTCGCTTGTAAGCACTTTACTTGACTTTACTTTTACAGTTGGCGGCCAAGTGAAGAGCACGTTTGAGACACCGATTGATCTGCGCTTGAATATCCCGACTCATCCGGAGCCAGATTACTTGTCGATCTTCAAGGTCGAAGTTGATAATCGCTTGACGAATTACGGTGGAAAGTTTAGTAATGGCAGTGTCGGATCGAGGTTGTATACGTTCTCCGCATATACAGTCATGGAGAACAAGGTATCGTTCGACGATACCAGCTCCGTGAACGCCTGGGCAGGTCGCCAGATTCAATCTGCTGCAGCGAAGGGTATTGTGGAAGGTCGTGCGGACAAGCAGTTCGTTCCTAACGATTCTGTGACGCGTGCAGAATTCGCGAAGATGATTGTGAATGCATACGGCCTGAACACGCCGAATGCGAAGGAGACGTTCGACGACGTCGAGGCTACCGATTGGTTCGCTCCATACGTAGCTGCAGCTGTGAAGCACGGTCTCGTGAACGGACGCTCCGAAGGCAAGTTCGAGCCGAACGGCAAGATTACTCGTGCTGAGATGGCGACGATCGCCGCTCGTGCGCTGTCAGCTGTGAATGGCTGGCCGGCTGTGAAGGATGTAGATGCTTCTCTGAAGAAGTTCACAGATAATAGCTCGATTGACTCCACGCTGAAGGCAGGCGTTGCACTCTCTACTGCTCACGGTATCGTGATCGGTGAAGAGAATGAGAAGTTTAACCCGAACGGTGATTCGACTCGTGCGCAAGCTGCAGTGGTCATCTACCGACTGCTGAATAAATAA
- a CDS encoding O-antigen polymerase produces the protein MLTFINLFFLVSYIIYPVSLWFYEGRVIPWKYTSKDEISFTSNFFLIFIFYVFLILGFYVRFSKYNTRLYLKIKQKIDPIKVAVILLILGILAFILFVISYGGLSYVIQNAGAIRGGYVERSNFGAIVNLFTKNIYLSFWILLTIFITSNKNKLVLILLILSLSSSIAVGIIGAGRLDFLMIFIIAYFIIVSIKHKFYFRYLILILPLSLYTILFGKEIFGSIQYGYSGVLNAIEYKREVVGGDLFSGIIQYFAHPFISIQASLDSTESYRFFSDFPYSFLFFLKIFNLQVPETIVYYNTEFLSGIFESDIPAGVVAFSYYNLGILGIIIFGFVFGVVSKVIEDLFISIKQSALGIVLYLFTCYSYGWFVTHAELRINILFMAFSIPLLVLIVFYSKLYSTKSLQGTSI, from the coding sequence ATGTTGACTTTTATTAATTTGTTTTTCTTAGTTTCTTATATAATATATCCCGTATCTCTATGGTTTTATGAAGGCAGAGTAATTCCGTGGAAATATACGTCCAAGGACGAGATAAGTTTCACATCCAACTTTTTTTTAATATTTATTTTTTATGTATTTTTAATTCTTGGATTCTATGTTAGGTTTTCTAAATATAATACCCGACTATATTTAAAAATTAAACAGAAAATAGATCCAATAAAAGTTGCGGTAATTCTACTCATTCTTGGAATTCTTGCTTTTATCTTATTTGTCATTTCATATGGTGGTCTTTCTTATGTAATTCAAAATGCCGGAGCAATACGAGGCGGGTATGTTGAAAGATCAAATTTCGGAGCTATTGTAAATCTTTTTACTAAAAATATTTATCTCAGTTTTTGGATACTTCTAACAATATTCATAACTTCTAATAAAAATAAACTCGTGCTTATATTATTAATTTTATCGTTAAGTTCATCTATAGCAGTTGGCATTATTGGTGCTGGTCGTCTTGATTTTTTAATGATTTTTATAATTGCTTATTTTATCATAGTGAGTATTAAGCATAAGTTTTATTTCAGATATTTAATATTAATATTACCATTATCGTTATATACGATACTTTTTGGGAAAGAGATTTTTGGTTCAATTCAGTATGGATATAGTGGAGTTTTAAATGCAATTGAATATAAGCGTGAAGTAGTTGGGGGAGATCTGTTCTCAGGAATTATTCAGTACTTTGCACATCCTTTTATTTCTATACAAGCTTCATTAGATTCGACAGAGAGTTATAGATTTTTTAGTGACTTCCCTTACTCGTTTCTGTTCTTTCTGAAAATTTTTAACTTACAAGTACCGGAAACAATCGTATATTACAACACCGAATTCTTAAGCGGAATTTTTGAGAGTGATATACCAGCAGGTGTTGTTGCGTTTTCTTATTATAATCTAGGTATTTTAGGTATTATCATTTTTGGCTTTGTGTTCGGTGTAGTGAGTAAAGTTATTGAGGACCTGTTCATCTCGATAAAACAAAGTGCTCTCGGTATTGTACTATATTTGTTTACATGCTATTCATACGGTTGGTTTGTTACTCATGCTGAACTTCGAATTAACATATTATTCATGGCGTTTAGTATACCTTTACTAGTGCTTATAGTTTTTTATAGTAAACTTTATTCTACAAAAAGTCTTCAAGGTACTAGCATATGA
- a CDS encoding nucleoside-diphosphate sugar epimerase/dehydratase, with the protein MSYEKRLSLLVMLDVFIVWFSIMTAYVLRFDGNIPSSFVMQAMLYGIVSSIICIYTMRHFKLYNRVWQYASTHEMIAIFKSVTAGVIASYVLVLIFTQERVPLSVLLRNYETLLLMLGASRFAWKFVRDRYVVKPSSSQKRALIYGAGDCGAMIAKEMLNQPNADLYPVVFMDDDRTKHRHHIHNIPVLSGRSDLPIIVDRMDIDEIIIAIPSLSRKETAEIIEVCKTTKAKLKLIPRLQDLIDGKVTIKEIRHVEVEDLLGRDPINVDLEGIANYVENKVVLVTGAGGSIGSELCRQIGPFQPKCLILLGHGENSIYNIEMEIRRKYPELPIETIIADIQDRERIHEVFDTYRPQVVFHAAAHKHVPLMERNPAEAIKNNVFGTKNVAEAADRYGSERFVLISTDKAVNPTSIMGTTKRIAEMIIQSLDKTSQTKFVAVRFGNVLGSRGSVIPHFKKQIALGGPVTVTHPEMIRYFMTIPEAVQLVIQAGAFAQGGEVFILDMGEPVKIVQLAEDLIRLSGFTPYDDIEIEFTGMRPGEKLYEELLTDEEGLGSTKHDRIFVGKPLHLNPAQLEFELKKLEKVTLEDQQAIREMLKKMVPTFLNVS; encoded by the coding sequence ATGAGTTACGAGAAACGATTATCATTACTTGTCATGCTGGATGTATTCATTGTATGGTTTAGCATCATGACAGCGTACGTGCTGCGTTTTGACGGAAACATACCATCCTCCTTCGTCATGCAAGCGATGCTGTATGGTATAGTATCGAGCATCATCTGCATCTATACGATGCGGCACTTCAAGCTGTACAACCGGGTGTGGCAATACGCCAGCACGCACGAGATGATCGCGATCTTCAAGTCAGTGACAGCAGGGGTCATTGCTTCGTACGTGCTTGTGCTCATATTCACACAGGAGCGGGTGCCGCTGTCCGTCCTGCTGCGCAATTATGAGACGTTGCTGCTGATGCTGGGCGCCTCGCGCTTCGCTTGGAAGTTCGTGCGTGATCGGTACGTCGTGAAGCCGAGCAGCTCGCAGAAGCGGGCGCTCATCTACGGCGCTGGCGACTGCGGTGCGATGATTGCGAAGGAGATGCTGAACCAGCCGAATGCTGACCTGTACCCTGTCGTATTCATGGATGATGATCGGACGAAGCACAGGCATCACATTCATAACATTCCGGTGTTAAGCGGCAGGTCTGACTTGCCGATTATCGTAGACCGGATGGACATTGATGAGATTATTATTGCGATACCGTCGCTGTCACGCAAGGAGACGGCTGAGATCATCGAGGTATGTAAGACGACCAAGGCGAAGCTGAAGCTGATCCCTCGACTTCAGGATCTGATCGATGGTAAGGTGACGATTAAGGAAATACGTCACGTTGAGGTGGAGGATCTGCTCGGTCGTGATCCGATCAATGTCGATCTGGAAGGCATCGCGAATTATGTGGAAAATAAAGTGGTGCTCGTGACGGGAGCTGGTGGGTCGATCGGCTCTGAGCTGTGCCGCCAGATCGGACCATTCCAGCCGAAGTGCCTGATTCTGCTCGGACATGGCGAGAACAGCATCTACAATATCGAGATGGAGATTCGCCGTAAGTACCCGGAGCTGCCGATCGAGACGATCATCGCTGATATTCAGGATCGTGAGCGTATACATGAGGTGTTCGACACGTATCGTCCTCAGGTCGTGTTCCACGCCGCGGCGCATAAGCATGTCCCGCTCATGGAGCGTAACCCGGCCGAGGCGATCAAGAACAACGTGTTCGGTACGAAGAACGTCGCAGAAGCTGCAGACCGCTATGGCAGCGAGCGCTTCGTCCTCATCTCGACCGATAAGGCCGTCAACCCGACCAGCATCATGGGCACGACGAAGCGTATCGCCGAGATGATCATCCAGTCGCTCGACAAGACGAGCCAGACGAAGTTCGTCGCCGTCCGCTTCGGCAACGTATTAGGCAGCCGCGGCAGCGTCATCCCGCACTTCAAGAAGCAGATCGCCCTCGGCGGTCCGGTCACGGTCACGCATCCCGAGATGATCCGCTACTTCATGACGATCCCGGAAGCCGTCCAGCTCGTCATCCAGGCCGGTGCCTTCGCCCAAGGCGGCGAAGTATTCATCCTCGACATGGGCGAGCCCGTGAAGATCGTCCAGCTGGCTGAGGACTTGATCCGTCTATCCGGCTTCACGCCGTATGATGACATTGAGATCGAGTTCACCGGCATGCGCCCTGGCGAGAAGCTGTATGAGGAGCTGCTGACGGATGAGGAGGGGCTCGGCTCGACGAAGCATGATCGGATCTTTGTAGGGAAGCCGCTTCATCTGAACCCTGCACAGCTCGAGTTCGAGCTGAAGAAGCTGGAGAAGGTGACGCTTGAGGATCAACAGGCGATTCGCGAGATGCTGAAGAAGATGGTGCCGACGTTTTTGAATGTTTCATAA
- a CDS encoding CpsD/CapB family tyrosine-protein kinase — protein sequence MLPLTNNRRPIITHENPKSPISEAYRTLRTNIQFSAIDEDLRILMVTSAGPGEGKSTTLTNLAVAYAQTDLKVVLIDADLRKPTMHHTFTQTNRWGLTSVLAGQAQLDEVIRETYIPNLSIITAGPIPPNPSEMLSSKRMTALLDELKSRYDIVLIDTPPALAVTDAQIVATKCDGVILVVDSGKVKRDMAIKAKANLDHVKARILGVVLNNMDRKNAESYYYYYYGAPENKK from the coding sequence ATGTTACCATTAACCAATAATCGCCGCCCGATTATTACTCATGAGAATCCGAAGTCGCCGATCTCAGAAGCGTACCGAACGCTGCGTACGAACATCCAGTTCTCTGCGATCGATGAAGACCTGCGCATTCTGATGGTCACATCAGCCGGACCTGGGGAAGGGAAATCGACGACCTTGACCAACCTCGCTGTGGCCTATGCCCAGACCGACCTCAAGGTTGTGCTGATCGATGCCGACCTGCGGAAGCCGACGATGCATCATACATTTACTCAGACGAACCGTTGGGGATTGACGAGTGTGCTGGCCGGACAAGCTCAGCTCGATGAGGTAATTCGTGAGACGTACATCCCGAACCTGAGCATTATTACCGCTGGACCGATTCCACCGAATCCGTCGGAGATGCTGTCGTCCAAGCGGATGACCGCGCTGCTCGATGAGCTGAAGAGTCGCTATGACATCGTGCTGATCGACACGCCGCCGGCTCTCGCCGTAACCGACGCTCAGATCGTGGCAACCAAGTGTGACGGTGTCATTCTCGTCGTAGACTCGGGCAAGGTGAAGCGCGACATGGCGATCAAGGCGAAGGCCAATCTTGATCACGTGAAAGCCCGCATACTCGGCGTCGTGCTGAACAACATGGACCGCAAGAATGCCGAGTCGTATTACTATTATTATTATGGAGCACCAGAGAATAAAAAATAA
- a CDS encoding glycosyltransferase yields MVKQKIVHIITGLGNGGAEAMLYKLLKNLDKNKYVLEVISMMDYGVYGEKLEKLGVTVHKLDMRRGIPNFKSLRKALKIVQGADILQTWMYHADLFGFILGKLANVPKLIWGIHHSNLESNKNKKTTILLARINALLSKYVTSVVSCSKVATEVHISIGYCSRKLLTIPNGFETDLFIPNNNAKDSLLSELGISREVDVISLVARWEILKDHNNFLSAIQFLEERNLSKDVVILMCGEGIDHHNLELQQLIKKINLRSSVYCLGRRIDVPRIMAATDVLVSSSSGEGFPNVIGEAMACETLCVVTDVGDSAFIVGDTGRVVPKQSPQLLANAINELLILPSHVKEELKMKARQRVKDLFDIKSVVLKYESLYKEV; encoded by the coding sequence ATGGTGAAACAAAAGATAGTACACATTATCACTGGATTAGGCAACGGTGGGGCTGAAGCAATGCTTTATAAGTTGCTTAAAAACTTAGATAAAAATAAATATGTGCTAGAAGTAATATCTATGATGGATTACGGAGTTTATGGCGAGAAACTAGAAAAGCTAGGGGTAACTGTACACAAATTGGATATGAGACGTGGCATTCCAAATTTTAAGAGTTTGCGCAAAGCACTAAAAATAGTACAGGGCGCAGACATACTTCAAACATGGATGTATCATGCTGATCTTTTTGGGTTCATTCTAGGTAAACTAGCCAACGTTCCAAAACTAATATGGGGTATCCATCACAGTAATCTAGAGTCTAATAAAAATAAAAAGACAACTATTCTACTCGCACGTATCAATGCTTTGTTGTCAAAGTATGTAACTAGTGTTGTTAGTTGTTCCAAGGTAGCTACAGAGGTGCACATTTCAATAGGATATTGTAGTCGGAAACTGCTTACGATACCAAATGGATTTGAAACGGATCTTTTTATCCCGAATAATAATGCTAAGGATAGCTTGCTTTCCGAACTTGGTATTAGTAGAGAAGTGGATGTCATCAGCCTCGTAGCACGTTGGGAGATCTTAAAAGATCATAATAATTTCTTGTCTGCTATTCAATTTCTTGAGGAAAGAAATCTTTCAAAGGATGTTGTCATACTTATGTGTGGAGAAGGGATAGATCATCATAATCTGGAACTTCAACAATTGATTAAGAAGATTAATCTTAGATCAAGCGTATATTGTCTCGGGAGAAGAATTGATGTGCCCAGAATTATGGCTGCGACAGATGTTCTTGTTTCCTCTTCAAGCGGAGAAGGCTTCCCTAATGTTATAGGTGAGGCGATGGCGTGTGAGACATTATGTGTTGTTACTGATGTGGGAGATTCAGCGTTTATAGTTGGGGATACTGGAAGAGTTGTGCCGAAACAGAGCCCACAACTTTTAGCTAATGCTATAAATGAACTCTTAATTCTGCCTAGTCATGTTAAGGAGGAATTGAAAATGAAAGCACGACAAAGAGTTAAAGATTTGTTTGATATAAAATCAGTTGTTTTGAAATACGAGTCTCTGTATAAAGAGGTGTAA
- a CDS encoding lipopolysaccharide biosynthesis protein: MKKNILLSFVNYGCYYFSQWLIIVLLARFTTKEDLGVFSLALAICVPMFYFFGLSFKSVMSTDQAIDSTVSNYLSIRLFSFIPVFLLTISIAFLFDYAAYLKIFMLVFAWKLLEFVSDVIHGYFQSKEYFFKLTIAQIIKASLVIVCSFVVLLFYPSVVAILYTLIVVYLVGLIVELVMLLKPGIVTFQLDLKGTVSVLKRTYPLAFVVLISNLFNNVPRYMLEQISLEAVGVFSAVYYFAVIGSSVINSISQALLPRLSKYYNLGERNKYNQILKKSTLVSVGLGVGWLLITVIFGDQLLYIIFGEEYMLYQSLLVYLSVGMLFLYSSIFIGTSLHVAGQYHQQLKINVASLVVLCISSFLAIGHFGLDGAGIAIMLTNLFHSILIFTVYSYKFKWTH; this comes from the coding sequence ATGAAAAAAAACATTCTTCTTAGTTTTGTGAATTATGGTTGCTATTATTTTTCACAATGGCTAATTATAGTATTGCTAGCTAGATTCACAACTAAAGAGGATTTAGGTGTGTTTTCACTTGCACTAGCAATATGTGTACCGATGTTTTATTTTTTCGGACTGAGTTTTAAAAGTGTGATGTCAACAGATCAAGCTATTGATAGTACCGTTAGTAACTATCTTTCAATTCGATTGTTTTCATTTATTCCTGTATTTTTGTTGACAATTAGCATTGCATTTTTGTTTGATTATGCTGCTTACTTGAAAATTTTTATGTTAGTATTTGCGTGGAAGTTACTTGAGTTTGTTTCAGACGTTATTCATGGATATTTTCAAAGCAAGGAGTATTTTTTTAAGCTCACCATCGCGCAAATAATAAAAGCTAGTTTGGTTATCGTATGTTCTTTTGTAGTTTTGCTATTTTATCCTAGTGTTGTAGCGATATTATATACATTGATTGTTGTTTATTTGGTTGGTTTGATTGTTGAACTCGTAATGTTACTTAAGCCTGGAATTGTTACTTTTCAATTAGACCTTAAGGGGACTGTAAGCGTCTTAAAGAGAACATACCCTTTGGCTTTTGTAGTGTTGATTAGTAATCTATTCAATAACGTCCCCCGATATATGCTTGAACAAATTAGTTTGGAAGCAGTCGGTGTGTTTTCGGCTGTTTATTACTTTGCAGTAATAGGAAGTTCAGTTATTAATTCAATAAGCCAGGCTCTGCTTCCTAGACTATCCAAGTACTATAATCTTGGTGAACGTAACAAGTATAATCAGATCTTGAAAAAATCTACGTTGGTGTCTGTTGGATTAGGCGTAGGATGGCTATTGATTACAGTCATTTTTGGAGATCAACTGCTTTATATTATATTTGGTGAAGAATACATGTTATATCAGAGTTTGCTTGTGTATTTGTCCGTAGGGATGCTCTTTTTATATTCTTCTATTTTTATTGGTACTTCACTGCATGTTGCCGGTCAGTACCATCAACAATTGAAAATTAATGTTGCTTCTTTAGTTGTTTTATGTATCTCATCATTTTTAGCAATTGGACATTTCGGATTAGATGGTGCTGGTATAGCAATAATGCTCACTAATTTGTTTCATAGTATCCTTATATTCACTGTATATAGTTACAAGTTTAAATGGACTCATTAA
- a CDS encoding tyrosine-protein phosphatase, translating into MIDIHTHILPGIDDGAANEEQALQMARAAVADGIHTLIATPHHYNGKYTNPGAMVRERVQALNALLQANGVDVQVLPGQEVRLNRELLDELQSGVTIGLHDTTYVLLELPSSDVPSYTEEMLHELLLMGRIPIIAHPERNAVLASDTEQLSRLIEAGALAQLTSHSINGVYGRKLQKLCFTWCKQGLIQFVSSDAHNVEHRAFHLRQAYEAVREQCGSDMTDYLMGNAERLVAGELVRVRTAAVASGRKWWKLWG; encoded by the coding sequence GTGATAGATATTCATACACACATCCTGCCTGGTATCGATGACGGCGCCGCGAATGAGGAGCAAGCGCTGCAGATGGCCAGAGCCGCTGTGGCCGACGGTATTCATACATTGATCGCAACGCCGCACCATTACAATGGTAAATATACGAATCCAGGCGCTATGGTTCGTGAGCGAGTCCAGGCGTTGAACGCGTTGCTGCAGGCGAATGGCGTAGACGTTCAAGTGCTGCCCGGCCAAGAGGTGCGCCTCAATCGCGAGCTGCTGGACGAGCTGCAGTCCGGTGTAACTATCGGCTTGCATGATACAACGTACGTGCTGCTGGAGCTGCCTTCGTCCGACGTGCCGTCGTATACCGAGGAGATGCTTCATGAGCTGCTGCTCATGGGCCGCATTCCGATCATCGCGCATCCGGAGCGCAATGCCGTGCTCGCTTCAGACACCGAGCAGCTGTCCCGGCTCATCGAGGCTGGCGCACTCGCCCAGCTCACCTCGCATTCGATTAACGGTGTATATGGCCGCAAGCTGCAGAAGCTGTGCTTCACTTGGTGCAAGCAAGGTCTGATCCAATTCGTATCGTCGGATGCGCATAACGTGGAGCATCGGGCGTTCCATCTGAGACAAGCGTATGAGGCGGTTCGGGAGCAGTGCGGCTCGGACATGACAGACTACTTGATGGGCAATGCAGAGCGGCTCGTCGCGGGGGAACTGGTTCGGGTCCGAACAGCGGCCGTAGCTTCTGGGAGGAAATGGTGGAAGTTATGGGGGTAA